One Angustibacter luteus genomic window carries:
- a CDS encoding aldo/keto reductase, which yields MEHRRLGRTGRDVSVVGLGCWQLGADWGEVSEQDALATLHAAADAGVTFFDTADVYGDGRSERLVGQLLRARPDDGLFAATKMGRRADPHVAAAFTGENLRAWNDRSRRNLGVDVLDLVQLHCPPTSVLSDDRVYDELDAMVDEGRLRAYGVSVETVDEALTAIARPHVASIQIILNVFRRKPLERVLPAAVEAGVGIVVRVPLASGLLSGKYDETTTFAADDHRTYNRSGEAFDVGETFAGVPFEVGVEAAREVAALTPSGATTAQLALRWVLDRPGVSVVIPGARTADQARANAASAELAPLDTTTDERLEEIYDRLVRAHVHDRW from the coding sequence ATGGAGCACCGCAGGCTCGGCAGGACCGGCCGCGACGTGTCGGTGGTGGGGCTGGGCTGCTGGCAGCTCGGCGCTGACTGGGGCGAGGTCAGCGAGCAGGACGCGCTCGCCACGCTGCACGCGGCGGCCGACGCCGGTGTCACGTTCTTCGACACCGCGGACGTCTACGGCGACGGACGCAGCGAGCGGCTGGTGGGCCAGCTCCTGCGCGCGCGGCCGGACGACGGCTTGTTCGCCGCGACCAAGATGGGTCGGCGCGCTGACCCGCACGTGGCGGCCGCGTTCACCGGCGAGAACCTGCGCGCCTGGAACGACCGCAGCCGGCGCAACCTCGGGGTCGACGTCCTGGACCTCGTGCAGCTGCACTGCCCGCCGACGTCCGTGCTGTCCGACGACAGGGTGTACGACGAGCTGGACGCGATGGTCGACGAGGGGCGCCTGCGCGCCTACGGGGTGTCCGTCGAGACCGTGGACGAGGCGCTGACCGCGATCGCCCGCCCGCACGTCGCGAGCATCCAGATCATCCTGAACGTGTTCCGGCGCAAGCCCCTGGAGCGGGTGCTGCCGGCTGCGGTGGAGGCTGGGGTCGGCATCGTCGTCCGGGTGCCGCTGGCCAGCGGGCTGCTCAGCGGGAAGTACGACGAGACCACGACGTTCGCCGCGGACGACCACCGCACCTACAACCGGTCGGGTGAGGCGTTCGACGTGGGCGAGACGTTCGCGGGCGTGCCCTTCGAGGTCGGCGTCGAGGCCGCCCGCGAGGTGGCCGCGCTCACGCCGTCGGGTGCGACGACCGCCCAGCTGGCGCTGCGCTGGGTGCTCGACCGCCCCGGCGTGAGCGTCGTCATCCCGGGGGCGCGGACCGCCGACCAGGCGCGGGCGAACGCCGCCTCGGCCGAGCTGGCCCCGCTGGACACGACCACCGACGAGCGGCTCGAGGAGATCTACGACCGCCTCGTCCGGGCCCACGTGCACGACCGCTGGTAG
- a CDS encoding PilZ domain-containing protein → MDVTIAAGSTLTLRAGGQRMTLKTLAEAHLDSDGGAGAGARVAVIGPSDALGLGPGEAQLSTPTGLLSLPARVVDDGSGMVLALGAPPAAPTQRRNEVRGELELTIHVTLPAPPENPDLASVVVRGRTRNISAGGMLATLDVGTAGTVTPGTVLSIDVELPEGAGRVPVRLTVIAVGNFGLRGSFVDLPHQHAERFAKLVFAQERAQLAMRSRRAEVKTSGARTPGRTRGW, encoded by the coding sequence ATGGACGTCACCATCGCGGCTGGCTCGACCCTCACGCTGCGGGCCGGCGGTCAGCGGATGACCCTCAAGACCCTCGCCGAGGCCCACCTGGACTCCGACGGAGGAGCCGGCGCGGGCGCACGGGTCGCCGTCATCGGGCCCAGCGACGCGCTCGGCCTGGGGCCGGGTGAGGCCCAGCTGTCCACCCCGACGGGGCTGCTGTCGCTGCCGGCCCGGGTAGTCGACGACGGGAGCGGCATGGTGCTGGCCCTGGGCGCTCCCCCGGCCGCGCCGACCCAGCGCCGCAACGAGGTGCGCGGCGAGCTCGAGCTGACGATCCACGTGACCCTGCCGGCCCCACCCGAGAACCCCGACCTGGCCTCCGTGGTCGTCCGCGGCCGGACCCGCAACATCTCCGCCGGCGGCATGCTGGCCACCCTCGACGTCGGCACCGCGGGGACCGTGACGCCCGGCACGGTGCTCAGCATCGACGTCGAGCTGCCCGAGGGAGCCGGTCGGGTCCCGGTCCGGCTCACCGTCATCGCGGTCGGCAACTTCGGGCTGCGCGGGTCGTTCGTGGACCTGCCGCACCAGCACGCCGAGCGGTTCGCGAAGCTCGTGTTCGCGCAGGAGCGAGCCCAGCTGGCCATGCGCAGCCGGCGCGCCGAGGTGAAGACCTCGGGTGCGCGGACGCCGGGCCGCACCCGCGGCTGGTGA
- the aspS gene encoding aspartate--tRNA ligase yields the protein MLRTHEVGTLRADHAGQTVTLTGWVGGRRDHGGVAFLDLRDASGIAQVVVRDEVLESSGAHGLRNEYCVQITGTVGLRPAGNQNPNLPTGEIEVTAAELEVLSESAPLPFQIDERVEVGEEARLKHRYLDLRRPGPAAAIRLRSEVNKAARAVLDARDFVEIETPTLTRSTPEGARDFLVPARLQPGSWYALPQSPQLFKQLLMVAGMERYYQIARCYRDEDFRADRQPEFTQLDIEMSFVEQDDVLELGEAVATSLWSLIGYDLPTPLPRLTYADSMRRYGTDKPDLRFANELVECTEYFASTPFRVFQAEYVGAVVMPGGASQPRKQLDAWQDWAKQRGARGLAYVLVGEDGELGGPVAKNLSDDERAGLAAHVGAQPGDCVFFAAGATKSSRALLGAARLEIGKRCELIDESAWAFAWVLDAPLFEPASDAVASGDVAVGSGAWTAVHHAFTSPKAEFADTFDTDPGPALAYAYDMVCNGNEIGGGSIRIHRRDVQERVFKVMGLTEEEAQEKFGFLLDAFAFGAPPHGGIAFGWDRICALLSRTDSIRDVIAFPKSGAGFDPLTSAPAPITAQQRKEAGVDAKPKAPAVDNADLAEVPTAH from the coding sequence GTGTTGCGCACGCACGAGGTGGGCACGCTGCGTGCCGACCACGCCGGACAGACCGTCACGCTCACCGGATGGGTCGGCGGTCGCCGCGATCACGGTGGGGTGGCCTTCCTGGACCTGCGCGACGCGAGCGGCATCGCCCAGGTCGTCGTCCGCGACGAGGTGCTCGAGTCGTCCGGTGCCCACGGGCTGCGCAACGAGTACTGCGTGCAGATCACCGGCACGGTCGGGCTGCGCCCGGCGGGGAACCAGAACCCCAACCTGCCCACGGGCGAGATCGAGGTCACCGCCGCCGAGCTCGAGGTGCTCAGCGAGTCCGCGCCGCTGCCCTTCCAGATCGACGAGCGCGTCGAGGTCGGCGAGGAGGCCCGCCTCAAGCACCGCTACCTGGACCTGCGCCGGCCCGGCCCGGCCGCTGCGATCCGGCTGCGCAGCGAGGTCAACAAGGCCGCCCGCGCCGTCCTGGACGCCCGCGACTTCGTCGAGATCGAGACCCCGACCCTCACCCGGTCCACCCCCGAGGGGGCCCGCGACTTCCTGGTCCCGGCCCGCCTGCAGCCCGGCAGCTGGTACGCCCTGCCGCAGAGCCCGCAGCTGTTCAAGCAGCTGCTCATGGTGGCCGGCATGGAGCGGTACTACCAGATCGCCCGCTGCTACCGGGACGAGGACTTTCGCGCCGACCGCCAGCCCGAGTTCACCCAGCTCGACATCGAGATGAGCTTCGTCGAGCAGGACGACGTCCTCGAGCTCGGCGAGGCCGTCGCCACGTCGCTGTGGTCCCTGATCGGCTACGACCTGCCCACCCCGCTGCCGCGGCTCACCTACGCGGACTCCATGCGCCGCTACGGCACCGACAAGCCCGACCTGCGGTTCGCCAACGAGCTCGTCGAGTGCACCGAGTACTTCGCCAGCACCCCGTTCCGGGTGTTCCAGGCTGAGTACGTCGGCGCCGTCGTGATGCCCGGCGGTGCCAGCCAGCCGCGCAAGCAGCTCGACGCCTGGCAGGACTGGGCCAAGCAGCGCGGCGCCCGCGGCCTCGCGTACGTGCTCGTCGGCGAGGACGGCGAGCTCGGCGGTCCGGTCGCCAAGAACCTCTCGGACGACGAGCGCGCCGGCCTGGCCGCGCACGTCGGCGCCCAGCCGGGGGACTGCGTGTTCTTCGCCGCCGGTGCCACCAAGTCCTCCCGGGCTCTGCTGGGCGCAGCCCGGCTCGAGATCGGCAAGCGCTGCGAGCTGATCGACGAGTCCGCCTGGGCGTTCGCCTGGGTGCTCGACGCCCCGCTCTTCGAGCCGGCCTCCGACGCCGTCGCCAGCGGTGACGTCGCGGTCGGCTCCGGCGCCTGGACAGCCGTGCACCACGCCTTCACCTCGCCGAAGGCGGAGTTCGCCGACACCTTCGACACCGACCCCGGCCCGGCGCTCGCCTACGCCTACGACATGGTCTGCAACGGCAACGAGATCGGCGGCGGGTCGATCCGTATCCACCGCCGCGACGTGCAGGAGCGGGTCTTCAAGGTCATGGGCCTGACGGAGGAGGAGGCGCAGGAGAAGTTCGGCTTCCTGCTGGACGCCTTCGCGTTCGGCGCGCCCCCGCACGGCGGCATCGCGTTCGGCTGGGACCGCATCTGCGCCCTGCTGTCCCGCACGGACTCCATCCGCGACGTGATCGCGTTCCCCAAGTCCGGCGCCGGCTTCGACCCGCTGACCAGCGCCCCCGCGCCGATCACCGCGCAGCAGCGCAAGGAGGCCGGAGTGGACGCCAAGCCCAAGGCGCCGGCGGTCGACAACGCGGACCTCGCGGAGGTCCCCACCGCGCACTGA
- a CDS encoding GNAT family N-acetyltransferase, with protein MTLEALTSYDELVAASAGDPFVRWMVDRRRPVRAWGLGPGVAWVRRTPHWRDNLTVVATPDVAAARLPELLALAGDVRRITVPFGTLPRLDDALAARIVPGIGDDWEWMLTATAPPAPDVLVEPVGAGRLPDVTDLLARSSPRHSATVADPGVVAWLGVRDGARLVACAAVEEDPPGVPGLASIATDPAYRGRGLGAAVTAAATRWAFERGHEVVTLGMYSDNTVARRLYRRLGFGGDHRWSSRGLAAPPPPPS; from the coding sequence ATGACGCTCGAGGCGCTCACGTCCTACGACGAGCTGGTGGCCGCGAGCGCCGGCGACCCGTTCGTCCGCTGGATGGTGGACCGCCGACGTCCGGTGCGCGCGTGGGGTCTCGGGCCCGGGGTGGCCTGGGTCCGGCGCACCCCGCACTGGCGGGACAACCTCACCGTGGTCGCCACGCCTGACGTGGCGGCCGCCCGGCTGCCCGAGCTGCTCGCGCTGGCCGGGGACGTCCGCCGCATCACGGTGCCGTTCGGCACGCTCCCCCGGCTGGACGACGCGCTCGCGGCCCGCATCGTGCCGGGCATCGGGGACGACTGGGAGTGGATGCTGACGGCGACCGCGCCGCCGGCGCCCGACGTCCTGGTGGAGCCGGTGGGCGCCGGGCGGTTGCCCGACGTGACGGACCTGCTCGCCCGGTCCAGCCCGCGGCACAGCGCGACGGTGGCGGACCCCGGTGTGGTCGCCTGGTTGGGCGTGCGGGACGGCGCGCGCCTGGTCGCGTGCGCGGCCGTCGAGGAGGACCCGCCCGGCGTGCCCGGGCTGGCGTCCATCGCGACGGACCCGGCGTACCGGGGTCGCGGGCTCGGGGCGGCCGTGACGGCGGCGGCCACCCGCTGGGCGTTCGAGCGCGGCCACGAGGTGGTCACCCTGGGCATGTACTCGGACAACACCGTGGCGCGGCGCCTGTACCGCCGGCTGGGTTTCGGTGGGGACCACCGCTGGTCCAGCCGGGGGCTCGCCGCCCCACCCCCGCCCCCCTCGTGA
- a CDS encoding MMPL family transporter has product MTFLERLGRFEARHARLVALGWLAAVVVAFGLALGVFGSASLFNRLTSGEPVVPGESRVGRDLLADQHADGPAVVITLDGVDPSSAQARSTVQDLTRTLGEIPDVSKVTSPYDVPGGLSGAAGRTLLAADGQGIAVTARLAADLPRDVSTEHTDAIEAAVDEAAGQLPGVQARTTSLPQLVDEITHQVELDLRRGEGIALPVSLLVMVLVFGGFLAAGIPLAGAIASIAGGLASLWVFSGVIDLDATVVNVVTILGLGLCIDYGLLVVSRFREELRAVPWPHGEPDREQVIAAVGRTVAVAGRTVLFSGLIVAISLSGLMLFQAQILRALGAAGVSVVVVALLVALTFVPALLSLAGPRLVRPGLLSRVPLLRGLLARFGDVAPAEGVFSRLARRVQRHPWPIALGVTALLVLLAVPAFGLHLRSSGTELMPVGSSQRDGFDRIAERYPALAGPDLTVVARAPIADVRAWATDVATVDGVQAVDPPQQEGAVVTLGVRVDGHDPGGQTAGDVVQRLRADRPDFPIWVTGQAAGQVDFSASILRTAPWSIALVVLATFVLLFLMTGSVLVPVKALVMNVISLGASLGVVTWVFERGHLEGLLSFTSTGGIETTIPPLVLAFGFGLAMDYEVFLLSRIKEQHDLGLSNDESVAIGLQRSGRIITSAALLVIIVFAGLLAAQVLVVKQTGVALMVAVAIDATLVRMLLVPATMTLLGEWNWWAPGPLRRLHDRIGIGTH; this is encoded by the coding sequence GTGACCTTCCTCGAACGACTCGGCCGCTTCGAGGCCCGTCACGCGAGGCTGGTGGCGCTGGGCTGGCTGGCGGCCGTGGTCGTCGCCTTCGGCCTGGCGCTCGGTGTCTTCGGCAGCGCGTCGCTGTTCAACCGGCTGACCAGCGGCGAGCCCGTGGTGCCCGGCGAGTCCCGGGTCGGCCGCGACCTGCTCGCCGACCAGCACGCCGACGGCCCGGCCGTGGTCATCACGCTGGACGGCGTCGACCCGTCGTCCGCGCAGGCGCGCAGCACGGTCCAGGACCTCACCCGGACCCTCGGCGAGATCCCCGACGTCTCGAAGGTCACCTCGCCGTACGACGTGCCGGGCGGGCTGAGCGGTGCCGCCGGCCGGACCCTGCTCGCCGCGGACGGGCAGGGGATCGCGGTCACCGCGCGGCTGGCGGCCGACCTGCCCCGGGACGTGTCCACCGAGCACACGGACGCCATCGAGGCTGCGGTCGACGAGGCGGCCGGTCAGCTGCCCGGCGTCCAGGCGCGCACGACGAGCCTGCCCCAGCTGGTCGACGAGATCACCCACCAGGTCGAGCTGGACCTGCGCCGAGGTGAGGGGATCGCGCTGCCCGTGAGCCTGCTGGTCATGGTGCTGGTCTTCGGCGGCTTCCTGGCCGCCGGGATCCCGCTGGCCGGGGCGATCGCCTCGATCGCGGGTGGACTGGCCTCGCTGTGGGTGTTCTCCGGCGTGATCGACCTGGACGCCACCGTCGTCAACGTCGTGACGATCCTCGGCCTGGGCCTGTGCATCGACTACGGGTTGCTCGTCGTCAGCCGGTTCCGCGAGGAGCTGCGCGCCGTGCCCTGGCCGCACGGCGAACCGGACCGCGAGCAGGTCATAGCCGCCGTCGGGCGCACCGTGGCCGTCGCCGGTCGCACGGTGCTGTTCTCCGGGCTCATCGTGGCCATCAGCCTGTCCGGCCTGATGCTCTTCCAGGCGCAGATCCTGCGAGCGCTCGGCGCGGCCGGGGTCAGTGTCGTGGTGGTGGCGCTGCTGGTGGCGCTGACCTTCGTGCCCGCCCTGCTGTCGCTGGCCGGGCCGCGGCTGGTGCGCCCCGGACTGCTCAGCCGCGTGCCGTTGCTGCGCGGCCTGCTGGCACGGTTCGGGGACGTCGCCCCCGCCGAGGGCGTGTTCTCCCGGCTGGCCCGCCGGGTGCAGCGGCACCCCTGGCCCATCGCGCTCGGGGTGACCGCCCTGCTCGTGCTGCTCGCCGTCCCGGCCTTCGGGCTGCACCTGCGCTCGTCCGGCACCGAGCTGATGCCCGTCGGCTCGTCCCAGCGCGACGGGTTCGACCGGATCGCCGAGCGCTACCCGGCCCTGGCCGGGCCCGACCTCACCGTCGTCGCGCGGGCGCCGATCGCCGACGTCCGGGCCTGGGCGACGGACGTCGCCACGGTGGACGGGGTGCAGGCCGTCGACCCGCCGCAGCAGGAGGGTGCCGTCGTCACCCTGGGGGTGCGGGTGGACGGGCACGACCCCGGCGGCCAGACCGCCGGCGACGTGGTGCAGCGGCTGCGCGCGGACCGGCCGGACTTCCCGATCTGGGTGACGGGCCAGGCCGCCGGTCAGGTCGACTTCAGCGCCTCGATCCTGCGCACCGCCCCGTGGTCGATCGCGCTGGTGGTGCTGGCGACGTTCGTGCTGCTCTTCCTGATGACCGGATCCGTGCTGGTGCCGGTCAAGGCGCTGGTGATGAACGTGATCTCGCTCGGCGCCTCGCTCGGCGTGGTGACCTGGGTGTTCGAGCGCGGGCACCTGGAGGGGCTGCTCTCGTTCACGTCCACCGGCGGGATCGAGACGACGATCCCGCCGCTGGTGCTGGCGTTCGGCTTCGGGCTCGCCATGGACTACGAGGTGTTCCTGCTCTCCCGGATCAAGGAGCAGCACGACCTGGGCCTGTCCAACGACGAGTCCGTGGCGATCGGGCTGCAGCGCTCGGGGCGGATCATCACGTCGGCGGCGCTGCTCGTCATCATCGTGTTCGCCGGCCTGCTGGCCGCCCAGGTGCTCGTGGTGAAGCAGACCGGGGTGGCGCTGATGGTCGCGGTGGCGATCGACGCCACGCTGGTCCGGATGCTGCTGGTGCCCGCCACCATGACGCTGCTCGGCGAGTGGAACTGGTGGGCACCCGGCCCGTTGCGCCGGCTGCACGACCGGATCGGGATCGGTACGCACTGA
- a CDS encoding ATP-binding protein: protein MTTTDATSATTPDDRVSAEELRTLFLLESLTDEQLAWFVENGRRTSIRAGEYLTHEGEPAECFYQLLTGTMVMTRQVGAVEVEVTRTDFRGAYGGATASWIKQADRPSTYVASVRAGTDATFLAVPAEEFAAFMHEHFPIAVHLLDGIAAGMRRTQERVGDQQRLQALGALSAGLTHELNNPASAAERAVDQLRTRVEHMRSKLDYLADGHIPADVLHELVNLQNEALALSETAPRRSAMERSDAEDELGDWLEEHEIQRGFDLAGIYVTAGLDVSWAEKVYRTLHADDRQTGFAWVAYSLETDSLMREITDSVNRISQLVGAAKNYSQLDRAPFQQTDLHEGLDSTLVMLSAKLKGVTVVKDYCDDLPLVPGYPAELNQVWTNLIDNAAQATGPGGTIRLHTEVQDDHVLVSVGDDGPGVPPELRSRIFEPFFTTKPVGAGTGLGLDISYRVVTGKHGGDIQVVSKPGDTRFEVRLPLVEPTLTDVLQADQT, encoded by the coding sequence ATGACCACCACCGACGCCACCAGCGCCACCACCCCCGACGACCGGGTCTCCGCCGAGGAGCTGCGCACGCTCTTCCTGCTGGAGAGCCTGACGGACGAGCAGCTCGCGTGGTTCGTGGAGAACGGACGGCGCACCAGCATCCGGGCCGGCGAGTACCTGACCCACGAAGGTGAGCCGGCCGAGTGCTTCTACCAGCTGTTGACCGGCACGATGGTGATGACCCGGCAGGTCGGCGCGGTCGAGGTCGAGGTCACCCGCACCGACTTCCGCGGCGCCTACGGCGGTGCGACCGCCTCGTGGATCAAGCAGGCCGACCGGCCCTCGACGTACGTCGCCAGCGTGCGCGCCGGCACCGACGCCACGTTCCTGGCGGTGCCGGCCGAGGAGTTCGCCGCGTTCATGCACGAGCACTTCCCGATCGCCGTGCACCTGCTGGACGGCATCGCGGCCGGCATGCGCCGCACCCAGGAGCGGGTCGGCGACCAGCAGCGGCTGCAGGCGCTCGGTGCGCTGTCGGCCGGCCTGACCCACGAGCTGAACAACCCGGCGTCCGCGGCCGAGCGCGCGGTCGACCAGCTCCGCACGCGAGTCGAGCACATGCGCAGCAAGCTGGACTACCTGGCCGACGGGCACATCCCGGCCGACGTCCTGCACGAGCTGGTGAACCTGCAGAACGAGGCGCTGGCCCTGTCCGAGACGGCACCCCGGCGCAGTGCCATGGAGCGCAGCGACGCCGAGGACGAGCTGGGCGACTGGCTCGAGGAGCACGAGATCCAGCGAGGCTTCGACCTGGCCGGGATCTACGTCACGGCCGGGCTCGACGTGTCCTGGGCCGAGAAGGTCTACCGGACGTTGCACGCGGACGACCGGCAGACGGGCTTCGCGTGGGTGGCCTACTCGCTGGAGACCGACTCCCTGATGCGCGAGATCACCGACTCGGTGAACCGGATCAGCCAGCTCGTCGGGGCGGCCAAGAACTACTCCCAGCTCGACCGGGCGCCGTTCCAGCAGACCGACCTGCACGAGGGGCTGGACTCGACCCTGGTGATGCTGAGCGCCAAGCTGAAGGGGGTCACCGTGGTGAAGGACTACTGCGACGACCTGCCGCTGGTGCCGGGATACCCAGCCGAGCTCAACCAGGTCTGGACCAACCTCATCGACAACGCAGCCCAGGCCACCGGGCCGGGCGGCACGATCCGGCTGCACACCGAGGTCCAGGACGACCACGTGCTGGTGAGCGTCGGGGACGACGGTCCGGGGGTGCCGCCGGAGCTGCGCAGCCGCATCTTCGAGCCGTTCTTCACCACCAAGCCGGTCGGCGCCGGCACGGGCCTCGGCCTGGACATCTCCTACCGGGTCGTCACCGGCAAGCACGGCGGCGACATCCAGGTCGTCTCGAAGCCGGGCGACACCCGGTTCGAGGTCCGGCTGCCGCTCGTCGAGCCCACCCTGACGGACGTTCTGCAGGCCGACCAGACCTGA
- a CDS encoding FAD-dependent oxidoreductase: protein MTSAPSDAPRRPVLLTVDDDPGVSRAIARDLRRQYGEDYRVVRAESGSEALEALRELASRGESVAVLLADQRMPGMSGVEFLEQAMDLFPRARRVLLTAYADTDAAITAINTVDLDHYLLKPWSPPEELLYPVVEELLATWRASGDAPVDIIRVIGHRWSARSHEVREFLARNGVPYQWIGADDPDGARLLEACGAAATDVPVVLTPGGEPMVSPSVTELADRVGLPTNPATDFYDVVIVGGGPAGLGAAVYAASEGLRTVIVERQATGGQAGQSSRIENYLGFPDGVSGAALTDRARRQAVRFGAEIVTTREVVGLEVVGARRGVRFADGSCLQAHCLVLATGVQYRLLGADGVEQFVGNGVYYGAALTEAADCSGEVVYVVGGANSAGQAAVYLSRFAARVVLVVRAESLVSSMSHYLIEQIAGIDTIEVRTRTAVSGAGGDGHLERVTLRNLDSGELTESPASHLFVFIGAQPLTEWMDGVLSRDERGFVLAGADLMHEGRRPDGWEPKRDPWPLETSVPGIFAAGDVRSTSVKRVASAVGEGALAVTLVHQYLERL, encoded by the coding sequence ATGACGAGCGCGCCGTCCGACGCACCCCGCCGACCCGTCCTCCTCACCGTGGACGACGACCCCGGGGTCTCCCGGGCGATCGCCCGCGACCTGCGCCGGCAGTACGGCGAGGACTACCGGGTGGTGCGCGCCGAGTCCGGGTCGGAGGCGCTGGAGGCGTTGCGGGAGCTGGCCTCCCGCGGCGAGAGCGTGGCCGTCCTGCTCGCGGACCAGCGGATGCCGGGGATGAGCGGCGTGGAGTTCCTCGAGCAGGCCATGGACCTGTTCCCGCGCGCCCGCCGCGTCCTGCTCACCGCGTACGCGGACACCGACGCCGCCATCACCGCGATCAACACGGTCGATCTCGACCACTACCTGCTCAAGCCGTGGAGCCCGCCCGAGGAGCTGCTCTACCCGGTGGTGGAGGAGCTGCTCGCCACCTGGCGCGCCTCCGGTGACGCACCGGTGGACATCATCCGGGTCATCGGGCACCGGTGGTCCGCCCGCTCGCACGAGGTGCGCGAGTTCCTGGCCCGCAACGGCGTGCCGTACCAGTGGATCGGCGCGGACGACCCGGATGGTGCGCGGCTGCTCGAGGCCTGCGGCGCGGCGGCGACCGACGTCCCGGTGGTCCTGACGCCGGGTGGGGAGCCGATGGTCTCGCCGTCCGTCACCGAGCTGGCCGACCGGGTCGGCCTGCCGACGAACCCGGCGACCGACTTCTACGACGTGGTCATCGTCGGCGGTGGGCCCGCCGGTCTGGGCGCGGCGGTCTACGCCGCCTCCGAGGGGCTGCGCACGGTCATCGTCGAGCGGCAGGCCACCGGCGGTCAGGCCGGCCAGAGCTCGCGGATCGAGAACTACCTGGGCTTCCCGGACGGCGTGTCCGGGGCCGCGCTCACCGACCGGGCCCGACGTCAGGCCGTGCGGTTCGGCGCCGAAATCGTGACGACCCGCGAGGTCGTCGGCCTCGAGGTGGTGGGCGCCCGGCGCGGCGTGCGGTTCGCCGACGGGTCGTGCCTGCAGGCGCACTGCCTGGTGCTGGCCACCGGCGTGCAGTACCGGCTGCTGGGCGCGGACGGCGTCGAGCAGTTCGTCGGCAACGGCGTGTACTACGGCGCGGCGCTCACCGAGGCCGCGGACTGCAGCGGCGAGGTCGTCTACGTCGTCGGCGGCGCCAACTCCGCCGGCCAGGCCGCCGTCTACCTTTCGCGCTTCGCGGCCCGCGTCGTGCTGGTCGTGCGCGCCGAGTCCCTGGTCTCGTCGATGTCGCACTACCTGATCGAGCAGATCGCCGGGATCGACACCATCGAGGTGCGCACCCGGACGGCGGTCAGCGGCGCGGGCGGCGACGGCCACCTGGAGCGGGTGACCTTGCGCAACCTGGACTCGGGCGAGCTGACCGAGTCCCCGGCCTCGCACCTGTTCGTGTTCATCGGAGCGCAGCCGCTGACCGAGTGGATGGACGGCGTGCTGAGCCGGGACGAGCGCGGCTTCGTGCTGGCCGGTGCCGACCTGATGCACGAGGGCCGACGGCCGGACGGCTGGGAGCCCAAGCGCGACCCCTGGCCGCTGGAGACGTCGGTCCCGGGGATCTTCGCGGCCGGCGACGTCCGCTCGACCTCGGTCAAGCGGGTCGCCTCGGCCGTGGGCGAGGGTGCACTCGCCGTGACGCTCGTGCACCAGTACCTGGAGAGGTTGTGA
- a CDS encoding replication-associated recombination protein A encodes MDDLFSVDDAPDRPSAPLAVRMRPRTLDDVVGQGHLLEPGSPLRRLVDPTAGPAGPASVVLWGPPGTGKTTLAHVVAGGTGGAFVELSAITAGVKDVRAVMDRARDELALHRRGTVLFLDEIHRFTKAQQDALLPGVENRWVVLVAATTENPSFSVVAPLLSRSLVLTLRPLDDEAVRVLIERAVLEPRGLAGQVELQPDALEHLVRLASGDARRALTALEAAAGATLSAGEREVTTEHAERAIDAAVLRYDREGDQHYDVASAFIKSMRGSDVDASLHYLARMLEAGEDARFIARRIVIAASEDVGMADPTALQTAVAAAQAVQLIGMPEARIVLAQAVVHLATAPKSNASYLGIDAAIADVRAGRAGTVPAHLRDAHYPGAAKLGHGQGYRYAHDEPHGVAEQQYLPDSLVGREYYTPTDRGAEREITSRLNRLRRILRGR; translated from the coding sequence GTGGACGACCTGTTCAGCGTGGACGACGCTCCCGACCGCCCGTCGGCTCCGCTGGCGGTGCGGATGCGGCCACGCACCCTGGACGACGTCGTCGGGCAGGGGCACCTGCTCGAGCCGGGCTCCCCGCTGCGCCGGCTGGTGGACCCGACGGCGGGGCCGGCGGGTCCGGCGTCCGTGGTTCTGTGGGGTCCACCGGGCACCGGCAAGACGACGCTGGCGCACGTGGTCGCGGGTGGCACGGGCGGGGCGTTCGTCGAGCTCTCGGCCATCACCGCCGGGGTCAAGGACGTGCGGGCGGTGATGGACCGGGCCCGTGACGAGCTCGCGCTGCACCGGCGCGGCACGGTCCTGTTCCTGGACGAGATCCACCGCTTCACGAAGGCCCAGCAGGACGCCCTGCTGCCCGGTGTCGAGAACCGCTGGGTGGTGCTGGTCGCGGCGACCACCGAGAACCCGTCCTTCTCGGTGGTCGCGCCGCTGCTGTCCCGATCGCTGGTGCTGACGCTGCGGCCGCTGGACGACGAGGCGGTGCGGGTGCTCATCGAGCGGGCCGTGCTGGAGCCCCGCGGCCTGGCCGGGCAGGTCGAGCTGCAGCCGGACGCCCTGGAGCACCTGGTGCGGCTCGCCTCCGGCGACGCCCGCCGGGCGCTCACCGCACTGGAGGCGGCGGCCGGCGCCACGCTGTCCGCGGGGGAGCGCGAGGTCACCACCGAGCACGCCGAGCGCGCCATCGACGCGGCCGTGCTGCGCTACGACCGCGAGGGCGACCAGCACTACGACGTGGCCAGCGCCTTCATCAAGTCGATGCGCGGCTCGGACGTCGACGCGTCGCTGCACTACCTGGCCAGGATGCTGGAGGCGGGGGAGGACGCCCGGTTCATCGCCCGGCGGATCGTCATCGCGGCGTCCGAGGACGTCGGGATGGCCGATCCCACGGCGCTGCAGACCGCGGTCGCCGCAGCCCAGGCCGTCCAGCTGATCGGCATGCCCGAGGCGCGGATCGTGCTGGCCCAGGCGGTCGTGCACCTGGCGACGGCACCCAAGTCCAACGCGTCCTACCTCGGCATCGACGCCGCGATCGCCGACGTCCGGGCGGGCCGGGCCGGCACCGTGCCGGCGCACCTGCGCGACGCGCACTACCCCGGCGCCGCCAAGCTGGGCCACGGCCAGGGGTACCGGTACGCGCACGACGAGCCGCACGGGGTGGCCGAGCAGCAGTACCTGCCGGACTCGCTGGTCGGCCGGGAGTACTACACCCCGACCGACCGCGGGGCCGAGCGCGAGATCACCTCACGGCTCAATCGGCTGCGGCGCATCCTGCGCGGTCGCTGA